The Fulvia fulva chromosome 13, complete sequence genome window below encodes:
- a CDS encoding Acetyl-coenzyme A transferase nodX has translation MAETGGHELGRDLCPGSSVTARGIIQHIWSGLELPSHMLDALHLKGIGHLLPTSFRVADLAQALIALSALTASLVDATHNSSQTLRSVTVDRKLAVCEFASEQLYSLNGKPAPSGWGPLEGLHKTKDGSVRMHDSFPNHRTAALKLLGLPEGAAREDVAAKIATWNAIDLEAAAQENKAVMYALRSYDQRDATLQAQAVPSFPISIVKLNSSVPAGPPAHLPLDADRCLRGVRVLDLSRVIAAPVAGKTLAAHGANVLWVTSPHLPSLPELDVDVQRGKRTVQLDLDDPSDADKLRDLVKSADVFLQSYRPSPLAARDFSSAELMKLKPGVVVANLSAWGSEGPWKEARGFDSMVQTASGLNVSEALHCGDESSAKPLPLQALDHASGYLLATGIAAALYKRSREGGSWEVNVSLAGVGKFLRSLGQVDGKAGFEGDVRRPEELIQADMMEERKTGFGTLRAVRHSASIEGMMPGWDVMPKHLGSDEAVWL, from the coding sequence ATGGCAGAGACTGGCGGCCACGAGCTGGGTCGAGATCTGTGCCCAGGATCCAGCGTCACTGCGAGGGGAATCATACAGCATATCTGGAGTGGTCTTGAACTACCCAGCCATATGCTGGATGCATTGCATCTGAAGGGAATAGGCCATCTCCTCCCAACATCTTTCAGAGTTGCAGACCTCGCTCAAGCTTTAATTGCCCTTTCTGCCCTGACGGCGAGCTTAGTCGACGCAACTCACAACAGCAGCCAGACTCTAAGGTCAGTCACCGTAGATCGTAAGCTTGCTGTCTGCGAGTTCGCCTCCGAGCAACTCTACTCCCTGAATGGCAAGCCAGCACCTAGCGGCTGGGGACCTCTGGAAGGGCTGCACAAGACGAAGGACGGCTCTGTGAGGATGCACGATTCGTTCCCCAATCATCGCACGGCAGCTTTGAAGTTGCTTGGTCTGCCAGAAGGCGCAGCGAGAGAGGATGTTGCAGCCAAAATTGCGACATGGAACGCCATCGATCTGGAAGCAGCAGCACAGGAGAACAAGGCTGTGATGTATGCACTGCGGTCTTATGACCAGCGGGATGCAACCCTACAGGCCCAAGCCGTGCCGAGCTTTCCCATCTCGATCGTGAAGCTGAATAGTTCCGTACCTGCGGGCCCTCCAGCTCATCTGCCACTCGATGCAGATCGCTGCTTACGTGGCGTTCGAGTCCTCGACCTAAGCCGTGTCATCGCCGCTCCCGTGGCGGGCAAGACTCTTGCAGCTCATGGCGCAAACGTGCTCTGGGTGACTTCACCACACCTCCCATCGCTCCCAGAGCTTGACGTCGATGTTCAACGTGGCAAGAGAACGGTTCAGCTTGACCTCGATGACCCATCGGATGCAGACAAGCTCCGCGATCTAGTGAAAAGTGCCGACGTATTCCTCCAGTCATACCGCCCATCTCCACTGGCCGCTCGCGATTTCAGCAGTGCCGAGCTCATGAAGCTAAAACCCGGAGTCGTAGTGGCCAATCTGAGCGCATGGGGTAGCGAAGGGCCATGGAAAGAAGCAAGAGGCTTCGATAGTATGGTTCAGACCGCCTCAGGTCTCAACGTGAGTGAAGCTTTACACTGCGGTGATGAGTCTTCTGCGAAACCTCTACCTCTGCAAGCACTGGATCATGCTTCCGGGTATCTGCTCGCCACTGGCATTGCCGCTGCACTGTACAAACGTTCCAGAGAAGGAGGTAGCTGGGAGGTGAATGTTTCCTTGGCTGGAGTGGGGAAGTTTCTGAGGAGTCTGGGTCAGGTTGATGGGAAGGCTGGTTTTGAGGGAGATGTGAGGAGACCTGAGGAGCTTATTCAGGCGGACATGATGGAAGAGCGGAAGACTGGCTTTGGAACGCTGAGAGCTGTGAGGCACTCGGCTAGCATCGAAGGAATGATGCCAGGTTGGGACGTTATGCCGAAGCATTTGGGTAGTGATGAGGCTGTCTGGCTGTGA